From the genome of Leguminivora glycinivorella isolate SPB_JAAS2020 chromosome 26, LegGlyc_1.1, whole genome shotgun sequence, one region includes:
- the LOC125240019 gene encoding uncharacterized protein LOC125240019, whose product MSDIDVSNRDVDMDRVERNYAVMRETLQVLERFDLPDKNFMLFHLLWGKLDKATREAFLLEFNSNEIPKFELLQEFVEKQVRALEVTEVKPVTSANKGKGKVTLVATQQNICVFCTELHNLENCKKFKVLDTSERFKVVKNKGLCVCCFSKTHKVKQCRSDCRCSICGCSHNTLLHFGKREPASPEAEPAPQPTVSGLNSKVTLTSVQSNGLVLFATARVAVRDSSGNYQIARALLDGASGVNFISHDCARRLGLQVDDTSEPITGIGLSEVAPKGMLSCSVKPIGSEMVNFDFQASVLPVICPEQPYYRVNTSEWHHIQGLPLADPDFAKPGPIDLLLNAEIFASSILSGKKEGRKGQSKALETVFGWVLMGDCYASRTQSFTNCRKDCFFVSNASQSNLSLSLDDSLKRFWELENICGPSKPILSKEDQLCEDNFRANYCRTSEGRFEVPLPFVDPSNKPTFSHTREIAMRRFFRWNASLQSMRIFVKLMPPLWKSMRSVVIWSRLRRLSLVSGILITSHIMVFCAPNLSVHL is encoded by the exons ATGTCGGACATTGATGTGAGCAATAGAGACGTTGACATGGATAGGGTTGAACGCAATTACGCGGTTATGCG AGAAACATTACAAGTGTTAGAAAGATTCGACTTACCCGATAAAAACTTTATGTTATTTCATCTGTTGTGGGGAAAATTGGACAAGGCGACTCGGGAGGCCTTCCTCCTCGAGTTCAATTCCAATGAAATTCCAAAGTTTGAATTGCTACAAGAGTTTGTTGAAAAACAAGTCCGCGCTCTGGAAGTAACGGAGGTTAAGCCCGTAACAAGTGCCAATAAAGGTAAAGGCAAGGTAACACTAGTTGCCACACAACAAAATATATGTGTTTTCTGTACTGAACTGCATAACttagaaaattgtaaaaaatttaaagttttagaCACTTCGGAGCGGTTCAAGGTGGTGAAAAACAAGGGCTTGTGTGTTTGTTGTTTCTCCAAAACTCATAAAGTTAAACAATGTCGATCGGATTGTCGGTGCAGTATATGCGGTTGTTCCCACAATACTTTATTACACTTTGGAAAAAGGGAACCGGCTTCGCCAGAGGCTGAACCAGCACCTCAGCCAACGGTGAGCGGTTTAAATAGCAAAGTGACTTTGACGTCGGTCCAAAGTAATGGATTAGTTTTATTTGCTACTGCTCGGGTAGCTGTTCGGGATAGTTCAGGTAATTATCAAATAGCTCGTGCTCTTTTGGACGGTGCTAGTGGTGTCAATTTTATTTCCCATGACTGTGCTCGAAGATTAGGTTTACAGGTAGATGATACTAGCGAGCCAATTACTGGAATTGGACTATCTGAAGTTGCACCTAAGGGTATGTTATCATGCTCTGTTAAACCTATTGGATCAGAAAtggttaattttgacttccaagCGTCAGTGCTTCCAGTTATCTGTCCGGAGCAACCATACTATAGAGTCAATACATCGGAATGGCATCACATTCAAGGTCTACCTCTCGCTGACCCTGACTTTGCGAAGCCGGGCCCAATAGATTTACTCTTAAATGCAGAGATCTTTGCATCTTCCATTTTAAGTGGTAAGAAGGAGGGCCGGAAGGGGCAGTCAAAGGCTTTGGAGACTGTTTTCGGATGGGTTCTGATGGGTGACTGTTATGCCTCTCGTACACAATCTTTCACTAATTGTCGGAAAGATTGTTTTTTCGTGTCGAATGCTTCACAATCAAACTTGTCGCTGTCGTTGGATGATTCTCTTAAAAGGTTCTgggaactagaaaatatttgtggtccgaGTAAACCTATCTTGTCGAAAGAGGATCAACTATGTGAAGATAACTTCCGTGCAAATTATTGTCGCACGAGTGAAGGCCGGTTCGAGGTACCTCTACCTTTCGTCGATCCTTCGAACAAGCCTACCTTTTCGCACACTCGTGAAATTGCAATGCGGAGATTTTTTCGTTGGAACGCAAGCTTACAAAGCATGCGGATTTTCGTAAAGCTTATGCCtcctttatggaagagtatgagGTCAGTGGTCATATGGAGCAGGTTGCGCCGCCTGTCTCTAGTGTCGGGAATTTTAATTACATCCCACATCATGGTATTTTGCGCCCCGAATCTGTCAGTACACCTCTGA